From Candoia aspera isolate rCanAsp1 chromosome 4, rCanAsp1.hap2, whole genome shotgun sequence, a single genomic window includes:
- the NEUROD6 gene encoding neurogenic differentiation factor 6, which yields MLTLPFDESVVMQESQICRNFSRESDDPKQIKKPEIFAKQIMHQGTSIKRSPAEDTEKEEGEDDREEEDENGLPRRRTLRKKKMTKMRMDRVKFRRQEANARERNRMHGLNDALDNLRKVVPCYSKTQKLSKIETLRLAKNYIWALSEILRIGKRPDLLSFVQNLCKGLSQPTTNLVAGCLQLNARSFLMGQTGETAHHTRSPYSTFYPPYHSPELNTPPGHGTLDSSKSMKPYNYCSTYESFYESTSPECSSPQFEGPLSPPPINYNGIFSLKQEEGLDYSKNYNYGMHYCAVPPRGPLGQSSVFRLPTESHFPYDLHLRSQSLTMQDELNAVFHN from the coding sequence ATGTTAACATTACCGTTTGACGAATCTGTTGTAATGCAAGAGTCCCAGATCTGCAGAAACTTTTCCAGAGAAAGCGATGACCCCAAGCaaataaaaaagccagaaatcttTGCAAAACAGATCATGCACCAAGGGACAAGTATTAAAAGATCTCCAGCAGAAGacacagaaaaagaggaaggggaagatgacCGAGAGGAAGAGGACGAAAATGGTTTGCCCAGGAGGAGAACTCTTCGGAAAAAAAAGATGACCAAGATGAGAATGGATAGGGTCAAATTCAGGCGCCAGGAAGCGAATGCCAGGGAAAGAAATAGAATGCATGGCCTGAATGATGCACTGGATAATTTAAGGAAAGTGGTCCCTTGTTATTCCAAAACACAAAAGCTGTCTAAAATTGAAACTTTGAGGCTGGCAAAAAATTACATATGGGCTCTTTCAGAAATCTTACGAATTGGCAAGAGGCCTGACCTGCTGTCATTTGTGCAAAACTTGTGCAAAGGTCTCTCCCAGCCAACAACAAACTTGGTGGCAGGATGTCTACAGCTGAATGCCAGAAGTTTCTTAATGGGTCAGACAGGAGAAACGGCCCATCATACCAGATCTCCCTACTCTACTTTCTACCCGCCCTATCACAGCCCAGAGCTGAACACTCCCCCGGGTCATGGAACGCTTGACAGTTCCAAGTCCATGAAACCCTACAATTATTGCAGCACGTATGAATCCTTCTATGAAAGCACATCTCCTGAATGTTCCAGCCCACAGTTCGAAGGCCCCTTAAGCCCTCCCCCAATTAACTATAATGGGATATTTTCCCTCAAGCAAGAAGAAGGTTTGGACTATAGCAAAAACTACAATTATGGCATGCATTATTGTGCAGTGCCACCCAGGGGTCCCCTGGGGCAGAGTTCTGTATTCAGGTTGCCTACAGAGAGTCACTTCCCTTACGACCTACATCTGCGCAGCCAGTCACTCACCATGCAAGATGAATTAAATGCAGTTTTTCATAATTAA